A portion of the Maylandia zebra isolate NMK-2024a linkage group LG9, Mzebra_GT3a, whole genome shotgun sequence genome contains these proteins:
- the LOC112431716 gene encoding GTPase IMAP family member 7-like, which yields MASFPLCPDLSIVMIGKTGVGKSAVGNTILGKTNFSSCPLLGSVTEVCEKGVAQMGNRSVSVVDTPGIMDVANSDEFIKKEIKKCVEDSSPGPHVFLLVFQVGRFTKEEKNSVKALQELFGPEINQHMIVLFTRGGDLEDMTIEEYVNEADLGLQHIIESCGNRFHVFDNTSSDRKQVEQLVKKIDDMVAANGGIRYTNAMYRQVEEAHSKGLAVDECKFTESLFQRIKMFRTVLHGD from the exons ATGGCTTCATTTCCACTAT GTCCTGATTTGAGCATTGTGATGATTGGGAAAACTGGTGTGGGTAAGAGCGCTGTTGGAAACACCATCCTGGGAAAAACAAATTTCAGCTCTTGTCCCTTACTGGGGTCAGTGACCGAGGTCTGTGAAAAAGGTGTGGCACAGATGGGTAACAGGTCAGTTAGTGTTGTAGACACACCAGGGATCATGGACGTTGCGAATTCAGATGAGTTcatcaaaaaagaaatcaagaaaTGTGTTGAAGACTCCTCTCCCGGTCCTCATGTGTTCCTGTTGGTCTTCCAAGTGGGTCGATTCACTAAGGAGGAGAAAAACTCAGTGAAAGCCCTGCAGGAGCTGTTTGGCCCAGAGATAAACCAGCACATGATTGTGCTGTTCACCCGTGGCGGCGATCTTGAAGACATGACCATAGAGGAGTATGTAAATGAAGCTGATCTTGGACTTCAGCACATCATTGAAAGCTGTGGAAACAGGTTCCACGTCTTTGACAACACCAGCAGTGACAGAAAGCaggtggagcagctggtcaAGAAGATTGATGACATGGTGGCAGCAAATGGAGGCATACGCTACACAAACGCCATGTATAGACAGGTGGAGGAAGCACACAGTAAGGGATTGGCCGTGGATGAGTGTAAATTCACTGAGTCGCTGTTTCAGCGTATCAAAATGTTTCGTACTGTTCTTCATGGAGATTAA
- the LOC112431711 gene encoding GTPase IMAP family member 1-like, protein MCLLVVEDGFSPEDVGKQIEDLSKKTGKPREEFTVVLPLTCEPSGYCFTSCTIQQLFSELDKLAKHRLLVPGSKRQRFDYESQTMSRSHSDITKPVGSFSKELFTHTKKSLKRKRAITTVNLVLLGMAGTGKSASGNTILGKKSFMSKPSSKPVTTEFQVAETKMKDLRVRVIDSPDIFDDDIEASVWDKHVKQCKQLCGSEPCVYVLVMHVSRFTDGERDIMEKLEKDFGSKVKEKTIILFTRGGDLQQAEITLKDFLHSCQPGLKEIVEKCGNRCVLFENSRSSSQEVEKLIDTVIGLLE, encoded by the exons ATGTGCTTGTTGGTGGTAGAGGATGGGTTTTCACCAGAAGATGTGGGGAAGCAAATAGAAGATTTGAGTAAGAAAACTGGAAAACCAAGAGAAGAGTTCACAGTCGTGCTGCCACTGACATGTGAACCCTCAGGTTACTGTTTCACATCCTGCACCATCCAGCAGCTTTTCAGTGAACTGGACAAACTGGCTAAACACAGACTACTGGTGCCAGGCTCTAAGAGGCAAAG GTTTGACTATGAATCACAAACAATGTCCAGATCACACAGTGACATAACAAAGCCAG TTGGCAGTTTTAGCAAAGAATTATTTACACACACCAAGAAGAGTTTAAAAA GAAAGCGTGCTATCACCACAGTGAACCTTGTTCTACTGGGAATGGCTGGAACTGGAAAGAGTGCAAGTGGAAACACCATCCTCGGAAAGAAGAGCTTCATGTCTAAACCCAGTTCAAAGCCGGTCACCACAGAATTCCAGGTGGCAGAAACTAAGATGAAGGACTTACGTGTACGTGTGATTGATAGCCCAGATATCTTTGATGATGACATTGAAGCATCAGTTTGGGACAAACATGTAAAACAGTGTAAACAGCTCTGTGGGTCAGAACCCTGTGTGTATGTACTCGTGATGCATGTGAGCAGATTTACAGATGGTGAGAGAGACATCATGGAAAAGTTAGAAAAAGATTTTGGGAgtaaagttaaagaaaaaacaatcatCCTGTTCACACGAGGAGGCGACCTGCAGCAGGCAGAAATCACCTTGAAGGATTTCCTTCACTCCTGCCAACCCGGTCTGAAAGAAATAGTTGAAAAGTGTGGAAACAGGTGTGTTCTCTTTGAGAACAGCAGGTCAAGTTCACAGGAAGTGGAAAAGCTGATTGACACGGTGATCGGGCTGTTAGAATAA
- the LOC101466799 gene encoding GTPase IMAP family member 7-like → MIILQIWKEYLFLFHCHLFLFFIDTENHFDTKVNLVLLGMTGTGKSASGNTILGKKFFKCKPSTKPVTTECQVAESKINGIHVRVIDNPDIFDDDINPRVWDTHVKKCKQLCESEPCVYLLVMQASRFTDGERNIIEKLEKAFASKVRKQTIILFTRGDDLHCANIKLEDFLHSCQPGLKEIIQKCDNRCVVFENSRPTSHQVAILMEKVIRMIQEQQQ, encoded by the coding sequence TTGACACAGAAAATCACTTTGATACCAAAGTGAACCTAGTTCTTCTGGGAATGACCGGTACGGGAAAGAGTGCCAGTGGAAACACCATCCTCGGAAAGAAATTCTTCAAGTGTAAGCCGAGTACAAAGCCGGTCACCACAGAGTGCCAAGTGGCAGAATCAAAGATAAATGGCATACATGTACGTGTCATTGATAACCCAGACATCTTTGATGATGACATCAACCCACGAGTTTGGGACACACATGTAAAAAAGTGCAAACAGCTTTGTGAGTCAGAACCATGTGTGTATTTACTTGTGATGCAAGCAAGCAGATTTACAGATGGTGAGAGAAACATAATAGAAAAGCTAGAAAAAGCTTTTGCAAGCAAAgttagaaaacaaacaatcatCCTGTTCACCAGAGGAGACGACCTGCACTGTGCAAACATTAAGCTGGAGGATTTTCTTCACTCCTGCCAACCTGGTCTGAAAGAAATAATTCAGAAGTGTGACAACAGGTGTGTTGTTTTTGAGAACAGCAGGCCAACATCACATCAAGTGGCAATTTTAATGGAGAAAGTGATCAGGATGATCCAAGAACAGCAGCAATGA